In the genome of Triticum urartu cultivar G1812 chromosome 5, Tu2.1, whole genome shotgun sequence, one region contains:
- the LOC125510117 gene encoding lon protease homolog 2, peroxisomal → MADAPVELPGRLAILPFRNKVLLPGAIVRIRCTNPSSVKLVEQELWQREDKGLIGVLPVRDSEAAAVGSILSPGVGSDSGEGGRRSPGGSGGESTKQDAKSGKEPIHWHSRGVAARALHLSRGVEKPSGRVTYIVVLEGLCRFSVEELNARGSYHVARVSRLDMTKTELEQAEQDPDLIALSRQFKATAMELISVLEQKQKTVGRTKVLLETVPVYRLADIFVASFEISFEEQLAMLDSVDLKVRLSKATELVDRHLQSILVAEKITQKVEGQLSKSQKEFLLRQQMRAIKDELGDNDDDEDDIAALERKMQNAGMPANIWKHAQRELRRLRKMQPQQPGYSSSRAYLELIADLPWQKVSEERELDLRAAKESLDRDHYGLTKVKQRIIEYLAVRKLKPDARGPVLCFVGPPGVGKTSLATSIAKALNRKFIRISLGGVKDEADIRGHRRTYIGSMPGRLIDGLKRVSVNNPVMLLDEIDKTGSDVRGDPASALLEVLDPEQNKTFNDHYLNVPFDLSKVVFVATANRMQPIPPALLDRMEVIELPGYTPEEKLKIAMKHLLPRVLEQHGLSSAYLQIPEAVVKLIIERYTREAGVRNLERNLAALARAAAVKVAELDSTLRLGKEMQPITTTLLDSRLADGGEVEMEVIPMGQDISNTYENSSPMIVDEAMLEKVLGPPRFDDREAADRVSSPGVSVGLVWTSFGGEVQFVEATAMVGKGDLHLTGQLGDVIKESAQLALTWVRARSADLNLSPTSDINILESRDIHIHFPAGAVPKDGPSAGVTLVTSLVSLFSNRKVRADTAMTGEMTLRGLVLPVGGVKDKVLAAHRYGIKRVILPERNLKDLAEIPAPILAGIEILLVKRIEEVLGHAFENGFPLRLHSSL, encoded by the exons ATGGCGGACGCGCCGGTGGAGCTGCCGGGCCGGCTCGCCATACTGCCGTTCCGCAACAAGGTGCTCCTCCCGGGCGCCATCGTGCGGATCCGATGCACCAACCCCAGCAG TGTCAAGCTGGTGGAGCAGGAGCTCTGGCAAAGGGAGGACAAGGGTCTGATCGGAGTTCTTCCTGTGCGGGACTCGGAGGCTGCAGCTGTTGGTTCGATCCTGTCGCCTG GCGTGGGCAGTGATTCAGGTGAAGGAGGCCGCAGGTCGCCTGGTGGTTCTGGGGGAGAGTCAACCAAACAGGATGCAAAGAGTGGGAAGGAGCCCATTCACTGGCACAGCCG GGGAGTTGCTGCTAGAGCTCTGCACCTTTCAAGAGGGGTGGAGAAACCAAGTGGAAGGGTTACATACATTGTTGTTCTTGAAGGCTTATGTAGGTTCAGTGTTGAAGAACTCAATGCAAGAGGGTCGTATCATGTTGCCCGTGTTTCACGACTTGACATGACAAAGACTG AGTTGGAGCAGGCAGAGCAAGACCCAGATCTAATTGCTCTTTCGAGGCAATTTAAAGCAACTGCCATGGAACTAATTTCTGTCTTAGAGCAG AAGCAGAAGACGGTTGGTAGGACTAAGGTGCTACTTGAGACAGTTCCTGTATACAGGCTAGCTGATATTTTTGTTGCTAGCTTTGAAATAAGCTTTGAGGAGCAGCTTGCTATGCTGGATTCAGTTGACTTGAAAGTGAGACTTTCCAAGGCAACAGAACTTGTAGACAGGCACCTGCAG TCAATTCTTGTAGCGGAGAAAATAACACAGAAGGTGGAGGGGCAGCTATCAAAATCCCAAAAAGAATTTCTGCTGCGCCAGCAG ATGAGGGCTATCAAAGACGAACTTGgtgataatgatgatgatgaagatgacatTGCTGCATTGGAAAGGAAGATGCAGAATGCAGGAATGCCAGCTAATATTTGGAAGCATGCCCAAAGGGAGTTGAG GCGCTTGAGGAAGATGCAACCTCAGCAACCTGGATATAGTAGCTCTCGAGCTTATTTGGAACTTATTGCGGACCTTCCTTGGCAAAAAGTAAGTGAAGAAAGGGAACTTGACCTTAGAGCTGCAAAGGAGAGTCTTGATCGTGATCATTACGGGCTGACCAAAGTTAAGCAAAGGATTATTGAGTATTTGGCTGTCCGTAAG CTCAAACCGGATGCCAGAGGTCCAGTGCTGTGTTTTGTGGGGCCACCTGGTGTTGGAAAGACATCTTTGGCTACATCCATAGCAAAGGCCCTAAATAGGAAGTTCATAAGAATCTCTCTTGGTGGTGTAAAGGATGAGGCTGATATTAGGGGCCATCGAAGAACATACATTGGAAGCATGCCAGGGCGCCTCATTGATGGACTAAAG AGGGTATCTGTCAACAACCCAGTGATGCTCCTTGACGAAATTGACAAGACAGGTTCTGATGTACGTGGGGATCCAGCATCAGCACTGCTAGAAGTACTTGACCCTGAGCAGAACAAAACATTCAATGACCA CTATTTGAATGTTCCATTTGACCTGTCAAAGGTTGTATTTGTTGCAACTGCCAACAGGATGCAACCTATTCCCCCTGCCCTGTTAGATAGGATGGAAGTTATTGAGTTACCAGGCTACACGCCTGAAGAAAAGCTGAAAATAGCCATGAAACATCTCCTACCAAGGGTATTGGAACAGCATGGCTTGAGCTCCGCATATCTTCAGATTCCTGAG GCTGTAGTCAAACTTATCATCGAGAGATACACACGGGAAGCTGGTGTGCGTAATCTTGAAAGAAACCTAGCTGCATTGGCTCGTGCAGCTGCTGTCAAGGTTGCGGAGCTAGATAGTACGCTTAGACTTGGCAAGGAAATGCAGCCAATAACTACAACTCTACTGGACTCGAGACTCGCCGATGGTGGTGAAGTTGAAATGGAAGTTATTCCTATGGGCCAGGACATATCAAATACATATGAAAATTCATCACCCATGATTGTTGATGAGGCTATGCTAGAAAAAGTGCTTGGG CCTCCTAGATTTGATGACAGAGAAGCTGCGGATCGGGTGTCATCCCCAGGAGTGTCAGTTGGGCTCGTCTGGACTTCTTTTGGTGGGGAAGTTCAGTTTGTAGAGGCTACAGCCATGGTGGGTAAGGGTGACTTGCATCTGACAGGACAACTTGGTGATGTAATTAAGGAATCAGCACAGTTAGCTCTGACATGG GTGAGAGCAAGATCTGCTGACCTCAATCTGTCACCTACTTCTGATATTAACATATTGGAGAGCCGTGACATTCACATACATTTTCCTGCTGGTGCTGTGCCGAAGGATGGTCCTTCTGCAGGAGTGACATTGGTAACATCACTGGTGTCATTGTTTAGTAACCGGAAAGTCAGAGCAGACACTGCAATGACAGGAGAGATGACTCTTAGGGGCCTAGTGTTGCCAGTTGGTGGTGTTAAGGATAAG GTGCTTGCTGCGCATCGATATGGCATCAAGAGAGTAATATTACCAGAAAGAAACTTGAAGGACTTGGCTGAGATTCCAGCTCCGATCCTCGCTGGCATTGAG ATTCTGCTCGTGAAGCGCATTGAGGAAGTACTTGGCCATGCTTTTGAGAATGGATTCCCTTTGAGGCTACACTCCAGTCTATAG
- the LOC125510118 gene encoding probable serine/threonine-protein kinase WNK9 — MDPVEAEEQQTEPPDDEAYAEADPTGRFIRYDEILGSGAVKTVYKAFDKLEGDEVAWCQTRIDDSVMGSSEKMAQLNTEISLLKTLRHKNIQKLFASWIDEDKKTVNIITELCTSGSLRQFRKKHNKVGMKAMRGWAIQILTGLEYLHSQEPAIIHRDLKCDNIFINGHDGQVKIGDFGLATFLHQRKMRSIKGTLEFMAPELFTGKYNELVDIYSFGMCMLEMVTCEYPYSECEGKPWIYKKISEGIKPAVLSKVEDAEVRGFIEICLAPAAERLCASELLKNCFLQKDKPIPAPAPPISVSLVSSVTKDGRQSASFMLWKGEFSLKGDMHVTDHVNLSLRFPDPSGCFKNAEFPFDVDQDTSLSVALEMVDTFGLPQGNMQIIAQLIEVFLLILIPEWVPCVAVGRVVVVPESANSHSYISKRIMNCRQLRLAVLG; from the exons ATGGATCCCGTGGAGGCGGAGGAGCAGCAGACGGAGCCGCCGGACGACGAGGCCTACGCCGAGGCAGATCCCACCGGCCGCTTCATCCGG TACGATGAGATCTTGGGATCGGGTGCCGTCAAAACAGT CTACAAGGCCTTCGATAAGCTGGAGGGCGATGAGGTCGCGTGGTGCCAAACACGGATTGATGATTCTGTCATGGGTTCCTCAGAGAAGATGGCACAACTGAATACGGAGATCAGTCTGTTGAAGACGCTGAGGCACAAGAACATTCAGAAGTTGTTTGCCTCATGGATTGATGAGGACAAGAAGACAGTTAACATCATCACAGAGCTCTGCACATCCGGCAGTTTGAGGCA GTTTCGTAAGAAGCACAACAAAGTCGGTATGAAGGCTATGAGAGGATGGGCAATACAGATATTGACAGGGCTGGAATACCTTCACAGTCAAGAGCCAGCGATTATTCATAGGGATTTAAAGTGTGACAACATATTCATAAATGGTCATGATGGACAAGTGAAGATTGGCGACTTTGGTCTGGCGACATTTTTGCATCAACGGAAAATGAGAAGTATCAAAG GCACATTAGAGTTTATGGCACCAGAACTCTTCACTGGGAAATACAATGAGTTGGTGGATATATATTCATTTGGGATGTGCATGCTTGAAATGGTGACATGTGAATATCCATACAGTGAATGCGAAGGCAAGCCATGGATATACAAGAAAATTTCTGAA GGTATAAAACCAGCTGTGCTTTCCAAGGTTGAAGATGCAGAAGTAAGAGGTTTCATAGAAATCTGTTTGGCTCCGGCAGCTGAAAGACTTTGTGCAAGTGAGCTCTTAAAGAACTGTTTCCTCCAGAAAGACAAGCCTATCCCAGCGCCTGCGCCTCCTATTTCAGTCTCTCTGGTCTCGAGTGTGACTAAAGATGGGCGGCAGTCTGCCAGTTTCATGCTATGGAAGGGTGAATTCTCACTGAAAGGCGATATGCATGTCACCGACCATGTTAATTTATCACTAAGATTTCCTGATCCCAGTG GTTGTTTTAAGAATGCCGAGTTCCCGTTCGATGTGGACCAAGATACCAGCCTTTCTGTGGCTCTGGAAATGGTCGACACTTTCGGATTGCCGCAAGGGAACATGCAGATCATAGCGCAGCTGATTGAGGTGTTCTTGCTCATCCTGATCCCTGAATGGGTGCCCTGCGTCGCTGTCGGACGGGTGGTTGTGGTTCCTGAGAGTGCAAACAGCCACAGCTACATCTCCAAAAGAATCATGAACTGCAGGCAGCTCAGATTGGCCGTCCTAGGATAG
- the LOC125510116 gene encoding probable inactive purple acid phosphatase 29, translating into MARLGLRRFPPPMLLLLLALFLVAAAAAGKGKKRGGGGLRFRREGGTFKVLQVADMHYADGRSTACEDVLPEQVAGCSDLNTTAFLYRVIRAEDPDLVVFTGDNIYGADSTDAAKSMDAAIAPAIAMNLPWAAGIGNHDQEGTLSREGVMRHLVGMKNTLSRFNPEGVEIDGFGNYNLEVGGVEGTLLANKSVLNMYFLDSGDYSTVPSIPGYGWIKASQEAWFRKTSSSLQKNYTNEEPRQKEPAPALAYFHIPLPEFSSFTASNFTGVKQEGISSPSINSGFFTTMVEAGDVKAAFIGHDHLNDFCGKLTGIQLCYAGGFGYHAYGKAGWSRRARVVSVQLEKTETGEWQGVKSIKTWKRLDDQHLTSIDSEVLWNRGSNGRGSKDHDRS; encoded by the exons ATGGCCCGCCTCGGCCTCCGGCGCTTTCCGCCGCCGATGCTCCTCCTTCTCCTCGCCCTCTTCCTcgtcgcggcggcggcggcggggaagggaaagaagagggGCGGCGGCGGGCTGCGGTTCCGGCGGGAGGGCGGCACGTTCAAGGTGCTGCAGGTGGCGGACATGCACTACGCGGACGGGCGGAGCACCGCGTGCGAAGACGTGCTGCCCGAGCAGGTCGCCGGCTGCTCCGACCTCAACACCACCGCCTTCCTCTACCGCGTCATCCGCGCCGAGGACCCCGACCTCGTCGTCTTCACAG GTGACAACATCTACGGCGCGGATTCGACCGACGCGGCCAAATCAATGGATGCAGCAATAGCTCCGGCCATTGCCATGAACCTTCCCTGGGCTGCTGGGATTGGTAACCATGACCAAGAGGGTACCCTGTCACGGGAGGGCGTGATGCGACACCTTGTGGGCATGAAGAACACTCTTTCACGCTTCAATCCTGAAGGAGTAGAAATCGATGGCTTCGGGAATTATAATCTGGAAGTTGGTGGGGTTGAGGGAACACTGCTGGCTAACAAATCAGTGCTCAACATGTATTTTCTTGACAGTGGTGACTATTCTACCGTGCCATCAATCCCTGGTTATGGCTGGATCAAGGCTTCGCAGGAAGCTTGGTTCCGGAAAACGTCTTCGAGCCTCCAG AAAAACTACACGAATGAAGAACCCAGACAGAAGGAGCCGGCACCTGCTCTTGCGTACTTCCACATTCCATTGCCGGAGTTCAGCAGCTTCACGGCATCCAATTTCACAGGAGTGAAGCAGGAGGGCATCAGCTCGCCGTCAATCAACTCGGGCTTCTTTACCACCATGGTGGAAGCTGGAGATGTGAAGGCTGCCTTCATAGGACATGATCACTTAAATGACTTCTGCGGGAAGCTCACTGGTATTCAGCTGTGCTATGCCGGTGGGTTCGGTTACCATGCATATGGGAAGGCCGGGTGGTCGAGAAGAGCAAGGGTGGTGTCTGTGCAGCTTGAGAAGACGGAGACCGGAGAGTGGCAAGGAGTGAAGTCTATCAAGACATGGAAGAGGCTTGATGATCAACACCTCACCTCGATTGACTCTGAGGTCCTGTGGAACAGAGGCTCTAATG GGAGGGGCAGCAAGGATCATGACAGAAGCTGA